The genomic stretch CGCCCGCGCGCGGGCCACCACGTCCTGCCGGGTCTCGTCGAGGTCCAGGGGCCGGTACCATTTCCCGTCCCGGTACGTCCCGCACAACGGAGCTTCCGTGGAGAGGTCGTAGACGACCTCCGACTCCACCCCCTGGAGCGACTCGGGCGTCACCGCCGCGATCAGCTTCTCGATGGCCGACAGGACCGCCGTCTCCCGCCCCGGCTCGAACCCCTCGATGAATTCCCGCACCGTCCCGTCCCGGTCCACGAAGACGAGCGTGGGCAGGCGCGACACGCCGTACGCCCGCAGGACGCCCCCCTTCGCGTCGAAAAGGATCGGGTAGGAGAACTTCCCCTGCGGGGAGGAGGCGAACCGGTCCAGGAACGCCTTGACCCGCTCCACGCCCACGTCGGCGTCCTCGTTCACGGCGACGACCGCCACCTTCCCGGGACCGTATTTGGCGAAGAGCCGCTGGAGCGCGGCCATCTCGTCGAGACACGTCGCGCAGTAGATCGACCAGAAGGTGACCACGACGGGGACCTTCCCGCGGAACTGGGCGATCGAAACCGGTGGACCGAACGGCGCGGCGCCCGTGAAGTCCGGGGCCGGCTTTCCCAGGATGTCCTTCACCTGCCCGGACGCGGGTCCTCCCGCGAGCAGGAGGCAGACCGCAAGCACGAATCCCGCAAGACGCCTCATTTCGCTCCTCCTTCTTCCCGGCACGGACATCACTCCGCGGCGGGGTCGATCACCGCGAGGAGCTGTCCCTCCTCGACCCGGTCGTTCACCTTCACGCAGAGTTCGCGGATGACGCCCGGCATCGCCGACTTCACCGCGTTCTCCGTCTTCATGACCTCGATGTTCATGACTTCCTCGCCCTTCCGGACGCGGTCGCCCTCGGTCAGCACCCGGTCCTTGGTGCCGATCCGCCACACCGTCCCCGTGACCGTCGCCCCGATCTCCCCGCGGTTCGACGGGGACGCCTTCCGGACCGCCTTCCGCGCCGCCGCCGCCTCGGGCAGCTCCACGGGAAACACGTGCATGATGTTGTCCACCGACAGGACCACCTGCTTGATCCCGCCGACTCCCTCCCCGATCGAGACCAGGCGGATCACGTGCGGCTTCCCGCCGATCGGGACTTCCACCTGGTCCCCCGGCTTTCGCAGTCCGTTGAGCCATACGGCGGTCGGGAGCACCGTGGTGTCGCCGAACCGCCGCCGGAACTTCAGGAAGTCGACCGCCGCCTTGGGGTGCATCAGGTACAGAAGGAACTCCTCCTGCGTCGCCTGGCGGCCCAGCTCCGCCTCCATCGCCGCGCGGGCCCTCCCGAGGTCCTCGTCGGGCAGCAGCGAAAGGGGGGACGAGGAGACCCGCTCCGCCTTGACCTTCGCGGCCCACCCGTCCCCGAAGACGCTCCGGTAGACCCAGTCCTTCGGCCAGCCGAACGGCGCCCCGGCGTACAGCCGGAGCAGCAGGTTCTCGTCGGCCTGGGAAAGCGCCTCCAGCCGTTCGCCCGATTCGAAGAACCGCTCCAGGACGCTGAACAGCCGCCGGATGTTGTGCTCCCCGCCCTCCTTGTGGAACCGCTGGAGGATCCCCGCCCACGTGGTCCAGGTGATCTGCGAACCGGGCGTCACGTCGAAATACTTGATGATCCGGTTCCCGTACGACATCCCCTTCAGGATGTGCGGCATGAGGTCCAGGAACCCGCCCTTCTCGGCCTGCTCGAAGGAGGACGGGAACGCTCCTCCCGGCATCCGGTGGACGGTGACGTCGCTCGTGAATCCCTTGAACTGGGACTCGAACCGTTCGTAGCGCCGGATGAACCCGCGGATGACGTCCGACGCCTCGTCGGCCCGCGCAAGGTCGAGGCGGACGTCGAACCCCAGCTCCCGGAGGTACCGGACCAGCGGCCGGACCGGCGGGTGGCCGTAGAACCGCGAGAACGCGTCGTCGGTGACGTCGAACAGCTTCGCTCCCGCCTCGGCGGCGGCGGCCATCGCCGGGATCACGAGGCCGTCCGTGGAGTGGCGGTGGTACTGGATGACCAGCCCCGGGTACTTCTGCAGGAACGCGTCCACCAGGCGGCGGATCCGGGCGGGGCTCCCCACCCCCGCCATGTCCTTCACGCACAGGATGATGTCCTTCGTCCCGCCGCACAGCGACACGATCTCCTTCAGCACGCGCAGGTAGTACGCGTCGGAGCACTCCGGCGACTCGGTGAAGGAGATGGCCGGCGAGAAGATCTTTCCCCCCCGGAGCACCTCCTCCGCCACCGGGGCCATGTTCGGGACGTAGTTCAGGAAGTCGAAGCAGCGCCAGACGTCGATCGTCGGCAGGAACGACTCGACCGCCAGCCGGACGATGTTCCGCGGGTACATCCGGTATCCCCAGACGTTCGTGGAGCGGATGAGCGTCTGGGTCAGGACGTTCGGCATCCGCTCGGAGAAGTGGCGCGCCTCCTCGAACGGGTGGATCATGTTGTTCATCATGTTCTGGTGGAGCCTCGCGCCGCCGTGGACCTCGATGGAGAAGTAGCCCGACGCGTCGTAGATCGGCATCAGGCGGGACAGGTCGTGGAGGGTGAACCGGTTCTTGAAGTCGCTCTGGCCGGTGTCGCGCGGCCCCGTGCCGGTGAGCCAGATCGCCTTCCCGTCCCGGACGGTCTTCAGGACCTTCCGGTACCCTTTTTTCTTCAGGCTTCCGATCATCGCGCGCCCGTTCCCCGGATCACCCGCTGTGGATGTTTCGGCCGAGGCCGGAGACCTCGGCGACGAAGCGGGCGACCTTGTAGAACTCCTCCTCGGCCTCCGCGTACTCGGTCAACCCCGCGATGTTCTCCTCGATGAACCCGGTGTGGATCCTTCCCGAGACGAAGTCGGGGTGGTCCATGATCCGCCGCAGGAGGGGGATGGTCGTCCGGACGCCCCAGATGTCGTACTCCCGCAGCGCGCGCCGCATCCGCTGGATCGCCGTCTCCCGGTCCTTGCCCACCGAGCAGATCTTGGCCAGCAGCGAGTCGTAGAACGGCGGGACCTCCCAGCCCTGGTAGATCCCGGACTCGGTGCGGACGAACGGACCGCTGATCTGCCGCAGGAAGGTGACCCGGCCGAAAGAGGGGGAGAACCCGTTCTTGGGGTCCTCGGCGTTGATCCGGCACTGGATCGCGTGCCCGCGCAGCAGGACGTCCTCCTGGCGCAGCGACAGGCGGTCGCCGGCGGCGATCTTGTACATCTTCCGGATGATGTCGAAGCCGCTGATCATTTCGGTGACCGTGTGCTCGACCTGGATCCGCGTGTTCACCTCCAGGGCGAAGAACTTCCCGTCCCG from Deltaproteobacteria bacterium encodes the following:
- a CDS encoding TlpA family protein disulfide reductase is translated as MRRLAGFVLAVCLLLAGGPASGQVKDILGKPAPDFTGAAPFGPPVSIAQFRGKVPVVVTFWSIYCATCLDEMAALQRLFAKYGPGKVAVVAVNEDADVGVERVKAFLDRFASSPQGKFSYPILFDAKGGVLRAYGVSRLPTLVFVDRDGTVREFIEGFEPGRETAVLSAIEKLIAAVTPESLQGVESEVVYDLSTEAPLCGTYRDGKWYRPLDLDETRQDVVARARAEGEEALRREAVRLALLQLGVSLHSDERSTGCRAGYGVELRSQYRRKDALDRFAEKMNLPRVIGVEAQETIERDRDLSLYRQIRVHLPALREQLEQGGYSVRRSEIRIRFARATHFEEHNFVEALYSEYPFLSSVRRVTSELRGRDEYVLVSHATPEKAVESMRGMNVGARQLSVELVGGTIAEVSMWR
- a CDS encoding biotin/lipoyl-binding protein, with amino-acid sequence MIGSLKKKGYRKVLKTVRDGKAIWLTGTGPRDTGQSDFKNRFTLHDLSRLMPIYDASGYFSIEVHGGARLHQNMMNNMIHPFEEARHFSERMPNVLTQTLIRSTNVWGYRMYPRNIVRLAVESFLPTIDVWRCFDFLNYVPNMAPVAEEVLRGGKIFSPAISFTESPECSDAYYLRVLKEIVSLCGGTKDIILCVKDMAGVGSPARIRRLVDAFLQKYPGLVIQYHRHSTDGLVIPAMAAAAEAGAKLFDVTDDAFSRFYGHPPVRPLVRYLRELGFDVRLDLARADEASDVIRGFIRRYERFESQFKGFTSDVTVHRMPGGAFPSSFEQAEKGGFLDLMPHILKGMSYGNRIIKYFDVTPGSQITWTTWAGILQRFHKEGGEHNIRRLFSVLERFFESGERLEALSQADENLLLRLYAGAPFGWPKDWVYRSVFGDGWAAKVKAERVSSSPLSLLPDEDLGRARAAMEAELGRQATQEEFLLYLMHPKAAVDFLKFRRRFGDTTVLPTAVWLNGLRKPGDQVEVPIGGKPHVIRLVSIGEGVGGIKQVVLSVDNIMHVFPVELPEAAAARKAVRKASPSNRGEIGATVTGTVWRIGTKDRVLTEGDRVRKGEEVMNIEVMKTENAVKSAMPGVIRELCVKVNDRVEEGQLLAVIDPAAE